The genomic region TCCTGGCTATGGTGGTATTTTTACCCATAGCTTGAGAAAAGACGATCACAGCTTGCCTCTGAAGGCTCAAAAGAGCCTCCTGTGCTGCGTCACAAAATTCGCCTGCGCTTATATGAAATATCCAGGGATCTTGTATAATACTAATGTCACAATTGGGCATTCCGCATCTTGTTGTTTAGTTCATATTCTGGTACAAAATATGATTAATCCAGATTATGCTTGTCACAATAAGTATGTATGATACAAAGCTTCATTCCCGGCATATCTTATTTCCAGAAGACATAAATGGAAGAATCCGACAGCTTAAAATCCGACCAAGATTCTGTGCCTGATTTAGAAACCAGCATGGGTTATCATTTTATCCGTCCCGAGATCCTGGAACAGGCCCTTACTCATCGATCATATGCAGCGGAGCATGGAACGGGCCCCTTGGATAATGAACGTTTTGAGTTCCTCGGTGATGCCGTCCTGGAGCTTGTAGTCAGCCATCTTCTTTTTAAGCGCTATGGAGAAAGGTGTAGAGAAGGTGAATTAACCCGAATGAGATCATTTCTTGTAAACGAGAGCCAGCTTGCCACACAGGCTCGAAAACTTGGACTGGGAAAACATCTTAGGCTGGGTAGGGGCGAAGACAGGAGCGGAGGACGTGATAAACCATCCATATTGTCCGATGCCTTTGAGGCAGTGGTAGGGGCCATTTATCTGGACAGCGGTATAGATGAGGTCTTTTCTTTTATTGAAAGGTGCTTTGGCGATTTGCTCGATCAGGCAGTGGACTCGGGGTTCGGTCAGGATTATAAGAGCAGACTTCAGGAATTGACTCAAAGCCGTTTTCATAGTGTACCTGTATATGAGATTGAAAAAATCAGCGGGCCTGATCATCAGCGTACATTTTATGTTGCAATTCAATTTAACGGTGAAGTGTTACAAAGGGGCAGCGGGCGCAGTAAAAAAGAGGCGGAACAGGATGCCGCCCGTAAGGCGCTGGAGATTTTAGATATTTGAGATTTCAGATGGATACGGACTCGCACCGATCTGGAAAACAGACAGGCTTTCGTTCAGGTTTTGTTGCAATAGCCGGAGCGCCAAATGTAGGAAAATCAACCCTTCTCAATCAACTTCTGGGTAAAAAGGTGGCAATTGCCACCCCCAAGCCCCAGACAACCCGACGCCAGGTAAAAGGCATACTCACCGGAGACAAATTTCAGGTTGTGTTTGTGGATACACCAGGGATTCACGAATCCAA from Deltaproteobacteria bacterium harbors:
- the rnc gene encoding ribonuclease III, whose amino-acid sequence is MEESDSLKSDQDSVPDLETSMGYHFIRPEILEQALTHRSYAAEHGTGPLDNERFEFLGDAVLELVVSHLLFKRYGERCREGELTRMRSFLVNESQLATQARKLGLGKHLRLGRGEDRSGGRDKPSILSDAFEAVVGAIYLDSGIDEVFSFIERCFGDLLDQAVDSGFGQDYKSRLQELTQSRFHSVPVYEIEKISGPDHQRTFYVAIQFNGEVLQRGSGRSKKEAEQDAARKALEILDI